In the Pseudanabaena sp. PCC 7367 genome, one interval contains:
- a CDS encoding response regulator transcription factor, with translation MLSPELSKTQPGTSLGAVLVVEDEAIIRETIALALKDEGYEVLIAEDGYSALGMTQRNEHIDLIVLDVMLPYVSGLDLCRIIRKDGSNLPVLMVSAKGTEGDRIVGLEVGADDYLSKPFGIRELVARCNALMRRRRLNYQAQEPSVLRVGDITMYPQECRVMVRGGEVNLSPKEFRILELFMSHPRRVWSREQLLEKVWGADFVGDSKTVDVHIRWLREKLEAEPSEPKYLVTVRGFGYRLG, from the coding sequence ATGTTGTCTCCTGAATTAAGTAAAACACAGCCTGGAACATCATTAGGTGCTGTCCTAGTAGTTGAAGACGAAGCGATCATCCGCGAAACGATCGCCCTAGCGCTCAAAGACGAAGGCTACGAAGTTTTGATCGCCGAAGATGGCTACAGTGCCCTGGGAATGACCCAGCGAAATGAGCATATCGATCTAATTGTGCTGGATGTGATGCTGCCCTATGTCAGTGGCTTGGATCTATGCCGGATTATTCGCAAAGATGGTAGCAATCTTCCAGTGCTGATGGTTAGCGCCAAGGGTACAGAAGGCGATCGGATTGTTGGCCTGGAAGTCGGTGCCGATGATTACTTAAGCAAGCCATTTGGTATCCGCGAGTTAGTAGCACGTTGCAATGCACTGATGCGGCGGCGGCGATTGAATTATCAAGCCCAGGAACCGAGCGTGCTCAGGGTTGGTGATATTACCATGTATCCCCAGGAATGTCGGGTGATGGTGCGTGGTGGAGAGGTGAATCTCTCGCCCAAGGAGTTTCGGATTCTAGAATTGTTCATGAGCCATCCCCGACGGGTGTGGTCGCGGGAGCAGTTATTGGAAAAAGTGTGGGGTGCGGATTTTGTGGGTGATAGCAAAACCGTGGATGTACATATTCGCTGGTTGCGTGAGAAGCTAGAAGCAGAACCAAGTGAGCCCAAATATTTGGTGACGGTGCGTGGTTTTGGCTATCGTTTGGGTTAA
- the acnB gene encoding bifunctional aconitate hydratase 2/2-methylisocitrate dehydratase, whose amino-acid sequence MSDVLSAYREEAAQRAKLGIPALPVTAAQAGAICELLKNPPESEADFLMHLLRDRIPPGVDQAAYVKAGFLTAIAKGEISSPLISPVLAVELLGTMVGGYNVQTLVDLLSHPALGVEAAKALSKTLLVFDAFNQVQELAADNQYAKQVIDSWAAAEWFTNKPALAEEITVAVYKVDGEINTDDLSPAAQAFSRPDIPLHALSMLESLDPGAIDKIAELRAAGHTVAFVGDVVGTGSSRKSAINSLLWHIGHDIPFIPNKRAGGVIIGGAIAPIFFNTAEDAGALPIQCDVSKLETGMMIKIHPHAGKITDAESGAELASFTLTPETIADEVRAGGRIPLIIGRSLTDKTRLALDLPVSDVFTRPIAPTDTGKGYTLAQKMVGQACGVAGVRPGTACEPIMTTVGSQDTTGPMTRDELQELACLGFSADLVMQSFCHTAAYPKPTDVKTHRDLPDFFSTRAGVALRPGDGIIHSWLNRMLLPDTVGTGGDSHTRFPLGISFPAGSGLVAFAAALGVMPLNMPESVLVKFKGELQPGVTLRDIVNAIPYVAIQKGLLTVEKQNKKNVFSGRIMEIEGLPDLKVEQAFELTDATAERSCAGCTIKLSQETIAEYLQSNVALLKNMVARGYQDAKTIMRRVAKMEEWLANPVLMEADADAEYAEVIEIDLNEIKEPIVAAPNDPDNVKLLSEVENDRIDEVFIGSCMTNIGHYRAAAKVMENEPPAEVRLWICPPTRMDEYQLKEEGVYSAFAAAGARTEVPGCSLCMGNQARVADGATVMSTSTRNFNNRMGKGARVYLGSAELSAVCALLGRIPTVAEYMEIVANKINPFAGDLYRYLNFDQIAGFEDEGRVIPLEDMPKIEDLLGMPTAAGK is encoded by the coding sequence ATGTCTGACGTGTTATCCGCCTACCGCGAGGAGGCTGCCCAACGGGCAAAACTTGGGATCCCGGCGCTTCCTGTCACTGCTGCTCAGGCTGGGGCAATCTGTGAGTTGTTGAAAAATCCACCTGAGTCGGAAGCAGATTTTTTAATGCATTTGTTGCGCGATCGCATTCCGCCGGGAGTTGATCAGGCGGCCTATGTCAAAGCTGGCTTTTTAACCGCGATCGCCAAGGGGGAAATTAGCTCACCCTTAATCAGTCCCGTTCTGGCCGTAGAGCTATTGGGCACGATGGTAGGTGGATATAATGTGCAGACTCTGGTAGATTTACTTTCCCATCCTGCTCTGGGTGTTGAGGCTGCTAAGGCGTTGAGTAAAACCTTGCTGGTATTTGATGCCTTTAATCAGGTGCAAGAATTAGCTGCTGACAATCAATATGCCAAGCAGGTAATTGACTCTTGGGCAGCGGCGGAATGGTTTACCAACAAACCAGCCCTGGCGGAGGAAATTACCGTTGCGGTTTACAAGGTGGATGGCGAGATTAACACCGACGATCTTTCTCCTGCCGCACAGGCCTTCTCCCGGCCAGATATTCCGCTTCATGCCTTGAGTATGCTGGAGAGCCTTGATCCTGGTGCGATCGACAAAATTGCTGAACTGCGCGCCGCTGGCCACACTGTGGCGTTTGTGGGTGATGTGGTCGGTACTGGTTCATCCCGTAAATCGGCGATCAATTCGCTTCTCTGGCACATTGGCCACGATATTCCCTTTATTCCCAATAAGCGCGCTGGTGGCGTAATTATTGGCGGTGCGATCGCGCCAATTTTCTTTAACACTGCCGAAGATGCTGGTGCTTTGCCGATCCAGTGCGATGTTAGCAAGCTGGAAACGGGCATGATGATCAAAATTCATCCCCATGCTGGCAAAATCACCGATGCCGAATCCGGTGCAGAGTTGGCCAGCTTCACCCTCACCCCAGAGACGATCGCCGATGAGGTGCGTGCTGGTGGCCGGATTCCTTTGATTATTGGCCGTAGCCTCACCGACAAAACCAGGCTCGCGCTCGATCTACCGGTTAGTGATGTCTTCACTCGCCCGATCGCCCCAACGGATACGGGCAAGGGTTACACGTTGGCACAAAAAATGGTGGGACAGGCCTGTGGGGTGGCCGGGGTGCGTCCTGGTACTGCCTGTGAGCCAATCATGACCACGGTGGGATCGCAGGATACCACTGGCCCGATGACCCGCGATGAACTCCAGGAATTAGCCTGTTTGGGCTTCAGTGCCGATCTGGTGATGCAAAGTTTTTGCCATACTGCCGCCTATCCCAAGCCAACCGATGTAAAAACCCACCGCGATCTGCCTGACTTCTTTTCGACCCGTGCTGGGGTGGCCTTACGCCCTGGTGATGGAATTATCCATTCCTGGCTGAATCGGATGTTATTGCCGGATACAGTGGGTACCGGTGGCGATTCCCATACCCGTTTCCCGTTGGGGATTTCGTTCCCGGCAGGTTCCGGCCTGGTGGCGTTTGCCGCCGCCCTGGGGGTGATGCCATTGAATATGCCAGAGTCAGTTCTGGTTAAGTTCAAGGGTGAATTGCAACCCGGTGTCACGCTGCGGGATATTGTCAATGCGATCCCCTATGTGGCGATCCAGAAAGGTTTGCTCACGGTCGAGAAGCAAAATAAAAAGAATGTGTTTTCCGGCCGGATTATGGAGATCGAAGGATTGCCCGATCTCAAGGTGGAACAAGCCTTTGAGCTAACCGATGCCACGGCAGAGCGATCCTGTGCCGGCTGCACGATCAAGCTGAGCCAAGAAACGATCGCGGAGTATTTGCAATCCAATGTAGCACTGCTGAAAAATATGGTGGCGCGGGGCTATCAGGATGCCAAAACGATCATGCGGCGGGTGGCCAAAATGGAGGAATGGTTAGCCAATCCTGTCTTGATGGAGGCTGATGCTGATGCCGAATATGCAGAAGTGATTGAGATTGATTTGAATGAAATCAAAGAACCGATCGTGGCTGCTCCCAATGATCCCGACAATGTGAAGTTGCTCTCGGAGGTCGAGAACGATCGCATTGATGAGGTGTTTATTGGTTCCTGTATGACCAATATTGGCCATTATCGCGCCGCGGCTAAGGTGATGGAGAATGAGCCCCCGGCTGAGGTGCGATTGTGGATTTGCCCACCGACCAGGATGGATGAATATCAACTTAAGGAAGAGGGGGTTTATAGTGCGTTTGCGGCGGCTGGAGCCAGAACTGAGGTGCCTGGTTGCAGCTTGTGTATGGGTAATCAGGCGCGGGTGGCCGATGGGGCAACGGTGATGTCCACCTCGACCCGCAACTTCAACAATCGCATGGGCAAGGGAGCCAGAGTCTATCTGGGATCGGCGGAGTTGTCGGCGGTCTGTGCGCTGTTGGGACGCATTCCCACCGTGGCTGAATATATGGAGATCGTGGCCAACAAGATCAACCCGTTTGCGGGCGATCTCTACCGCTATTTGAACTTCGACCAGATCGCTGGGTTTGAGGATGAAGGGCGAGTAATCCCGCTGGAGGATATGCCCAAGATCGAGGATCTGTTGGGTATGCCCACGGCTGCTGGTAAGTAG
- a CDS encoding P-II family nitrogen regulator — MKKVEAIIRPFKLDDVKIALVNAGIVGMTVSEVRGFGRQKGQTERYRGSEYTVEFLQKLKVEIVVEDNQVDMVVEKVLSAARTGEIGDGKIFISPVNEIIRIRTGEKGLEAV; from the coding sequence TTGAAAAAAGTTGAGGCAATAATTCGTCCTTTCAAGCTAGATGATGTCAAAATTGCTCTAGTTAATGCAGGCATCGTTGGGATGACTGTATCAGAAGTACGTGGCTTCGGTCGCCAAAAGGGGCAAACAGAGCGCTATCGCGGTTCTGAGTACACCGTAGAATTTCTACAAAAGTTAAAAGTAGAAATCGTGGTCGAGGATAACCAAGTCGATATGGTGGTCGAGAAGGTTCTATCTGCTGCCCGCACTGGTGAAATTGGCGATGGCAAGATCTTTATCTCGCCGGTGAATGAGATCATCCGTATCCGTACTGGTGAAAAAGGTCTCGAAGCTGTTTAA
- a CDS encoding tetratricopeptide repeat protein — translation MNKFFDVVKPLNLVATTLIASSLSISMGSIGAIQAQETQDSLSTEPAPQPQVTQPEPDPVVPPDDRPVIRVESSRGTWPTNEAPYDRYMRLGYAAVQREDHDTAVLYFRAALYERAQDKAATIAYWNSKDIINNDNSSPRTIEQESTYDRYMRIGYDATEDENYQTALINFRKALDQKPDDYYATQAIRNITTYIQRGEQRAVPAAEEPLDFYALEPPYNRYMRLGYAAAQRSENRQATRYFRLALAERPNDRYATIAYWNSKNAILDTEEITSSDPNTSRYDRYMEAGYDATANGRYNVALENFQQALQQKPNDFYATQAVRNVSTYIQLGSSR, via the coding sequence GTGAATAAGTTTTTTGATGTAGTCAAACCATTAAATTTGGTGGCTACAACTCTGATCGCCTCATCATTAAGTATAAGTATGGGAAGCATTGGCGCAATTCAAGCCCAGGAAACCCAGGATTCGCTCTCCACTGAGCCAGCACCTCAACCGCAAGTGACTCAACCTGAGCCAGATCCAGTAGTTCCACCTGACGATCGCCCCGTCATTCGGGTAGAAAGTTCGCGCGGGACTTGGCCAACTAATGAGGCTCCCTACGATCGCTACATGCGTTTGGGCTATGCGGCGGTTCAGCGCGAAGATCACGATACGGCGGTGCTCTATTTTCGGGCAGCATTATATGAGCGGGCACAAGACAAAGCCGCCACGATCGCCTATTGGAATTCAAAAGACATTATCAATAACGACAATTCATCGCCCCGCACGATCGAACAGGAGTCAACCTACGATCGCTACATGCGGATTGGATATGATGCCACCGAGGATGAGAACTATCAAACTGCACTGATTAATTTCAGAAAGGCACTGGATCAAAAACCCGATGATTACTATGCCACCCAGGCAATTCGTAATATTACTACCTATATTCAGCGCGGTGAGCAAAGAGCAGTTCCGGCTGCCGAAGAACCACTGGATTTTTATGCATTAGAACCACCCTACAATCGCTATATGCGTTTGGGTTATGCTGCTGCGCAACGGAGCGAGAATCGCCAAGCAACCAGATATTTTCGCCTGGCACTGGCGGAACGGCCAAATGATCGCTATGCCACGATCGCCTATTGGAATTCCAAGAATGCAATTCTGGATACCGAAGAAATCACTAGCAGCGATCCGAATACCTCTCGCTACGATCGCTACATGGAAGCTGGTTACGATGCCACGGCCAACGGTAGATATAACGTTGCTTTGGAAAATTTCCAGCAGGCATTGCAGCAAAAGCCCAATGATTTTTATGCGACCCAGGCAGTACGTAATGTCAGTACCTATATCCAGCTAGGTAGCAGCCGCTAA
- a CDS encoding ABC transporter ATP-binding protein: MNELSEFLKVNEITRRFGGLVAIDRVSFAVQQGEIFGLIGPNGAGKTTLFNIITGLLEPSSGSLSHDRQDITKLRPHQIAASGIARTFQNIRLFCNLSALENVAIARHVHTQAGVFSGVFGIARGEEVDTYDRAMELLELVGLADKADHQANSFAYGDQRRLEIARALALKPKLLLLDEPAAGMNPNEKAELSEFIRQIRDRLNLTILLIEHHVPLVMGLCDRIAVLNFGQLIALDAPEQVKNNPAVIEAYLGE; this comes from the coding sequence GTGAATGAATTATCAGAATTTCTGAAAGTTAATGAAATTACGCGTCGCTTTGGTGGCCTGGTGGCGATCGATCGGGTTTCCTTTGCGGTGCAGCAGGGTGAGATTTTTGGCTTAATTGGCCCCAATGGTGCTGGCAAGACCACCTTGTTTAATATTATTACTGGCCTGCTGGAGCCATCGAGCGGCAGCCTTAGCCACGATCGCCAGGATATTACCAAGCTGCGCCCCCACCAGATTGCTGCCAGTGGGATTGCGCGCACGTTCCAAAATATTCGTTTATTTTGTAATCTTTCAGCCCTGGAAAATGTGGCGATCGCCCGCCATGTGCATACCCAGGCTGGGGTATTTTCTGGTGTATTCGGTATAGCCAGGGGCGAAGAAGTAGACACCTACGATCGGGCGATGGAGTTGTTGGAGCTGGTCGGTTTAGCAGATAAGGCCGACCACCAGGCCAACAGTTTTGCCTATGGCGATCAGCGTCGTTTGGAAATTGCCCGTGCCCTAGCCCTAAAGCCTAAGTTATTGCTGCTGGATGAACCGGCGGCAGGTATGAACCCCAACGAAAAGGCCGAGCTAAGCGAATTTATTCGTCAGATCCGCGATCGCCTCAATTTAACTATTTTGCTGATTGAGCATCATGTACCGCTGGTGATGGGTCTGTGCGATCGGATTGCGGTGCTAAATTTTGGTCAGTTAATTGCGCTGGATGCACCGGAGCAGGTTAAAAATAATCCGGCGGTGATTGAGGCATATCTAGGTGAATGA
- a CDS encoding urease accessory protein UreD gives MSRSNWHGHLELEYGNTDLATKLVHTHTQAPFRMQRPFYPEGDRICHSIIVHTAGGVVGGDRLTSQIKLQPNTHALITNAAAAKIYRSNGQIAVQETKITVGAGACLEWLPQETIVFAGADYTQKLRIDLEPKALWLGWDLTRFGRTARGEVFCPGQWRSHCEIWQAGKPIWCDRQRLVGQMELLESSNGLARKAILGSLVLAGQPANPEIIAQIKQAWLAIVSAEQNLINYADASIHDAGVTSTILGLVCRYRGNSSHLAKQWFKQIWQLLRSAYLELPVCQPRVWQ, from the coding sequence ATGTCTAGATCTAACTGGCATGGTCACTTGGAATTAGAATATGGCAACACCGACCTTGCTACCAAGTTAGTCCATACCCATACCCAGGCTCCGTTTAGGATGCAACGCCCCTTTTATCCTGAAGGCGATCGCATCTGCCACAGCATCATTGTGCACACAGCAGGCGGGGTGGTCGGTGGCGATCGGCTCACCAGTCAAATCAAGCTACAACCCAATACCCATGCTTTAATCACCAATGCAGCGGCAGCTAAGATTTATCGCAGTAATGGCCAAATCGCTGTTCAGGAAACGAAAATTACAGTTGGTGCCGGTGCTTGCCTGGAATGGTTGCCCCAGGAAACGATCGTTTTTGCGGGGGCTGATTATACTCAAAAGCTACGGATCGATTTGGAGCCCAAGGCACTCTGGCTGGGCTGGGATCTAACTAGATTTGGGCGTACCGCCAGGGGTGAGGTATTTTGCCCTGGCCAATGGCGATCGCATTGTGAAATCTGGCAAGCGGGCAAACCAATCTGGTGCGATCGACAACGCCTGGTGGGACAAATGGAATTATTGGAATCTAGCAATGGCCTGGCTCGCAAAGCAATTTTAGGATCGCTCGTCCTGGCGGGGCAACCAGCCAATCCAGAAATAATTGCCCAGATTAAGCAAGCCTGGTTAGCGATCGTGAGTGCCGAACAAAATTTAATTAATTATGCCGATGCCAGCATTCATGATGCAGGGGTAACTAGCACAATTTTGGGATTGGTCTGTCGATATCGCGGTAATTCAAGTCACCTGGCGAAGCAATGGTTTAAGCAAATTTGGCAACTTTTGCGATCGGCATATCTGGAATTACCCGTTTGCCAACCGAGAGTATGGCAGTAG
- the ureA gene encoding urease subunit gamma, with the protein MQLSPQEKDKLLIFTAALLAERRKDRGLKLNYPEAVAYISAGILEGARDGRTVADLMTYGTTLLNRNQVMEGIAEMIHEVQVEATFPDGTKLVTVHEPIR; encoded by the coding sequence ATGCAGCTATCGCCCCAGGAAAAAGACAAATTATTGATTTTTACTGCTGCCCTGCTGGCAGAACGCCGCAAGGATCGCGGCCTAAAGCTCAATTATCCAGAAGCCGTGGCCTATATTTCGGCAGGGATTTTGGAAGGGGCGCGGGATGGTCGCACGGTAGCAGATTTGATGACCTATGGCACAACATTGCTAAACCGGAATCAGGTAATGGAGGGGATCGCCGAAATGATCCATGAAGTGCAGGTCGAAGCCACCTTCCCCGATGGCACTAAGTTGGTTACGGTGCATGAACCAATTCGTTAA
- a CDS encoding iron uptake porin yields MFKLWCRGLLSIPVGALGLLLCLGKTANAESIDPVSQLSTADQSIQADQAAKTTEQYVAQLSEESSQTVANLDYLDQVQRYSQEKFHSNNPAPQQLSQVTSVSQLSDVQPTDWAFTALQSLVERYGCIAGYPDRTYRGQRAMTRYEFAAGLNACLDKINEIISSGLADKVSKEDLAALQRLQEEFAAELAALRGRVDALEAKTAQLEAQQFSTTTKLSGLAFFNLTGATGSDIRREIGSRDAFGNPISEIVENDPNLTFSGLVWLDLKTSFTGDDLLTTQLAAGNGTSPANVYVSAGKFNSDGTPYFDQTSGSAANEFVLRELSYSFPVFGGKSRIVVGPRVNFYKYFEANRFTLLFNGVSSFNAIDSTFLSIVNRGAGAVWLQPLGDKFDFHLGYLAESNEFFTSNSASNPDEGLFGGTNILAAELTFKPSEKFNLRFIYARTNIQARDGLVSGEPIRGLADDGFGGAVNNSQSNTYAVNMDWLITDRFGVFGRYGFTDTNINPSDGAVPKGNLEAQAFQVGFALLDLFKDGARGTVSFLMPYDITSGRENLVSGGGDGSTSYELEAAYYLPLTKNIAIIPNVQYIWNFNNFSGNDVFVGNLRTQFNF; encoded by the coding sequence ATGTTTAAATTGTGGTGTCGAGGACTCCTCAGCATCCCAGTAGGTGCGCTTGGGCTATTGCTATGCCTGGGCAAAACCGCTAATGCTGAATCGATCGATCCGGTTTCCCAACTATCAACTGCCGATCAGTCTATTCAAGCTGATCAAGCTGCAAAAACTACTGAGCAATATGTAGCCCAGCTTAGTGAAGAATCAAGCCAAACCGTGGCTAACCTGGATTACCTGGATCAGGTGCAAAGATATTCCCAGGAAAAGTTCCATTCCAACAATCCAGCCCCCCAGCAGTTATCACAGGTAACTTCCGTTTCCCAGCTAAGTGATGTGCAACCTACCGATTGGGCATTTACGGCCTTGCAATCGCTAGTAGAGCGCTACGGCTGTATTGCTGGCTATCCCGATCGCACCTATCGTGGTCAGCGAGCCATGACCAGGTATGAGTTCGCCGCTGGCTTGAATGCTTGCTTGGACAAAATCAACGAAATTATTTCCTCTGGTTTGGCCGATAAGGTTAGCAAAGAAGACCTGGCTGCGTTGCAAAGACTTCAAGAAGAATTTGCCGCTGAGCTAGCTGCCCTACGTGGCCGTGTTGATGCGCTCGAAGCCAAGACCGCCCAACTCGAAGCCCAGCAATTTTCTACCACCACCAAGTTAAGTGGGTTGGCATTCTTTAACCTGACTGGTGCCACCGGTAGCGATATCCGCCGAGAGATCGGTAGTCGTGATGCCTTTGGTAATCCCATCAGTGAGATCGTTGAGAACGACCCGAATCTTACCTTCAGTGGTTTGGTCTGGTTAGATCTCAAAACCTCGTTCACTGGTGATGATTTATTAACCACTCAGCTTGCGGCTGGTAATGGTACTTCCCCTGCTAATGTTTATGTGTCGGCAGGTAAGTTTAACTCCGATGGTACGCCATACTTTGACCAGACCTCTGGTTCGGCAGCGAATGAGTTTGTTTTGCGCGAATTGTCCTACAGCTTCCCTGTATTTGGTGGCAAGTCGCGGATTGTGGTCGGGCCCCGGGTTAATTTCTATAAGTATTTTGAAGCCAATCGCTTCACCCTCTTGTTTAATGGTGTTAGCAGCTTCAACGCGATCGATAGTACCTTCTTGAGCATCGTCAATCGTGGTGCTGGTGCAGTGTGGCTGCAACCTCTGGGTGATAAGTTTGACTTCCACCTTGGTTATTTGGCCGAAAGCAACGAGTTCTTTACCTCCAACTCGGCTTCCAATCCCGATGAAGGGTTGTTTGGTGGTACCAACATTCTGGCCGCAGAATTGACCTTCAAGCCCTCTGAAAAGTTTAACCTCCGCTTTATCTATGCTCGCACCAACATTCAGGCTCGTGATGGCTTGGTCAGTGGTGAACCGATTCGCGGTTTGGCCGATGATGGCTTTGGTGGTGCAGTTAATAACTCCCAGTCCAACACCTATGCGGTCAATATGGATTGGTTGATTACTGATCGCTTTGGTGTATTCGGTCGTTATGGCTTCACCGACACCAACATCAACCCCAGCGATGGCGCGGTGCCCAAGGGGAATCTAGAAGCTCAAGCATTCCAAGTTGGTTTCGCCTTACTTGATTTGTTCAAAGATGGTGCTAGAGGCACAGTCTCATTCTTGATGCCCTATGACATCACCAGTGGGCGCGAGAATCTAGTTTCTGGCGGTGGTGATGGTAGCACTTCCTATGAGTTGGAAGCTGCTTACTATCTGCCTTTGACCAAAAATATTGCCATTATTCCTAATGTTCAATACATCTGGAATTTCAACAACTTCTCTGGTAATGATGTGTTCGTAGGTAATCTGCGCACTCAGTTCAATTTCTAG
- a CDS encoding urease subunit beta produces the protein MIPGELITAAGEIELNAGRETTTLMVANTGDRPIQVGSHFHFFEANPALEFERDRARGMHLDIPAGTAIRFEPGDQKEITLVPYVGSREVYGFNGLINGAL, from the coding sequence ATGATCCCAGGCGAACTAATTACGGCAGCAGGCGAGATTGAATTAAATGCTGGGCGCGAAACTACCACGCTGATGGTGGCAAATACTGGCGATCGACCAATTCAGGTTGGTTCCCATTTTCATTTTTTTGAAGCGAATCCAGCCCTTGAGTTTGAACGCGATCGCGCCAGGGGAATGCATTTAGATATTCCGGCGGGAACGGCAATCCGGTTTGAGCCCGGCGATCAGAAAGAAATCACCCTGGTTCCCTATGTGGGCAGTCGTGAGGTATATGGCTTTAATGGCTTGATTAATGGGGCTTTGTAA
- the ureC gene encoding urease subunit alpha, with product MSYRMNRRAYGDTYGPTVGDRLRLADTELFIAVERDYTTYGDEVKFGGGKVIRDGMGQSTIDRAGGAVDVVITNALILDWWGIVKADVGIKDGRIVAIGKAGNPHIQDNIDIIIGPSTEAIAGEGKILTAGGIDSHIHFICPQQIETAIASGITTMLGGGTGPATGTNATTCTPGAWNIHRMLQAAEAFPMNLGFLGKGNSSQPSGLAEQVEAGAMGLKLHEDWGTTPAAIDTCLSVADQYDVQVAIHTDTLNEAGFVEQTIAAFKNRVIHTYHTEGAGGGHAPDIIKVCGEANVLPSSTNPTRPYTLNTLDEHLDMLMVCHHLDPAIPEDVAFAESRIRRETIAAEDILHDLGAFSMIASDSQAMGRVGEVIIRTWQTAHKMKVQRGQLSADTQANHQADNFRAKRYIAKYTINPAIAHGIANHVGSIEVGKLADLCLWHPAFFGIKPDLVLKGGMIAWAQMGDANASIPTPQPVHMQPMFASFGGAIAATSLTFVSQAALEKDIPNQIKLNKTAVAVANNRQIGKQDMKLNDALPKIEVDPETYEVRADGELLICEPATLLPMAQRYFLF from the coding sequence ATGAGCTATCGCATGAATCGCCGCGCCTATGGCGACACCTATGGCCCCACGGTGGGCGATCGCCTCCGGTTAGCCGATACCGAACTATTTATTGCCGTAGAGCGTGACTACACCACCTATGGCGATGAAGTTAAATTTGGTGGCGGTAAGGTGATTCGTGATGGCATGGGACAATCCACGATCGATCGGGCTGGTGGGGCAGTTGACGTGGTGATTACCAACGCCCTAATTCTGGATTGGTGGGGCATAGTCAAAGCAGATGTGGGGATTAAGGATGGTCGGATTGTGGCGATCGGTAAGGCTGGGAATCCCCATATTCAAGACAACATCGATATTATTATTGGCCCTAGCACCGAAGCGATCGCTGGCGAAGGTAAGATTCTGACCGCCGGTGGGATCGATAGCCACATTCACTTCATTTGTCCGCAACAGATTGAAACTGCGATCGCCTCTGGGATCACTACCATGCTTGGAGGCGGCACGGGCCCGGCCACGGGTACAAATGCGACTACCTGCACGCCTGGTGCTTGGAATATTCACCGCATGTTGCAGGCAGCGGAAGCCTTTCCAATGAATCTAGGTTTCCTGGGCAAAGGGAACAGTAGTCAACCCTCTGGATTGGCGGAACAGGTGGAAGCAGGGGCAATGGGTCTCAAGCTCCATGAAGATTGGGGCACGACTCCTGCGGCGATCGATACCTGCCTGAGTGTGGCCGATCAATACGATGTGCAGGTGGCAATCCATACCGATACTTTGAACGAAGCGGGGTTTGTGGAACAGACGATCGCCGCCTTTAAAAATCGCGTCATTCATACCTACCATACCGAGGGAGCCGGTGGTGGTCATGCGCCAGATATTATTAAGGTTTGTGGTGAAGCGAATGTGTTGCCTTCTTCTACCAATCCAACCCGACCCTATACCCTCAATACCCTGGATGAGCATTTAGACATGCTGATGGTCTGCCACCATCTCGATCCTGCTATTCCCGAAGACGTTGCCTTTGCGGAGTCGCGGATTCGCAGAGAAACGATCGCCGCTGAGGATATTTTGCACGATCTGGGGGCATTCAGCATGATTGCCTCTGATTCCCAGGCCATGGGTCGCGTCGGCGAAGTAATTATTCGCACCTGGCAAACTGCCCACAAAATGAAGGTGCAACGGGGGCAATTATCAGCAGATACGCAGGCCAATCATCAGGCCGATAATTTCCGCGCCAAGCGCTATATCGCCAAATACACGATTAACCCCGCGATCGCCCATGGCATTGCTAATCATGTGGGCTCGATCGAGGTTGGCAAGCTGGCTGACCTTTGTTTGTGGCATCCGGCCTTCTTTGGGATCAAGCCAGACCTGGTGCTAAAAGGCGGCATGATTGCCTGGGCACAAATGGGTGATGCCAATGCCAGTATTCCTACCCCGCAACCAGTTCATATGCAGCCGATGTTTGCTAGTTTTGGCGGCGCGATCGCGGCAACCAGCCTCACCTTTGTTTCTCAGGCGGCGCTTGAGAAGGATATTCCCAATCAAATTAAACTCAATAAAACCGCCGTGGCTGTGGCTAACAACCGTCAGATCGGCAAGCAAGATATGAAGCTGAATGATGCCTTACCAAAAATCGAAGTCGATCCAGAAACCTATGAAGTAAGGGCAGATGGCGAACTATTGATCTGCGAACCTGCTACCCTTTTGCCCATGGCACAGCGCTATTTCTTGTTCTAA
- a CDS encoding 2TM domain-containing protein — translation MSKPPDKNDPDYQRLENRINFALHVGIFAASNSCIWFVRTITYANWDWTILLTESWLALLLIHGIWAFATERNLKQSTPE, via the coding sequence TTGTCAAAACCCCCCGACAAAAACGATCCCGACTACCAAAGATTAGAAAATAGAATTAACTTTGCGCTCCATGTAGGCATCTTTGCCGCGAGTAATTCCTGTATCTGGTTTGTGCGCACAATTACTTATGCTAACTGGGACTGGACAATTTTATTAACCGAGTCCTGGCTAGCACTATTGCTGATTCATGGGATCTGGGCTTTTGCCACGGAGCGAAATCTTAAACAATCCACACCAGAATAG